One genomic window of Halovivax cerinus includes the following:
- the nadA gene encoding quinolinate synthase NadA — translation MVTMETADIETDLSLFKYDNLEQLPTAYRTLSEAERTPRIEAALEELGDDVVVLGHNYQRREIVEHADFVGDSYELSKRAAEADAEYVIFGGVTFMAESADIITDDDQTVILPSMEASCPMAGMAEALQVDAAWAEITAAAPDAEIVPITYMNSYADLKAFCANQGGLVCTSSNAHRAFEWAFDRGDKVLFLPDKHLGVNTAHRLGMEDDVVTWDPWDPAGKEPVEVAEADIICWDGYCQVHERFTADHVERVRAEHPGAQVVVHPECRREVVEAADVVGSTSTICETVENAEPGETWAIGTEIHLTEHLSRWHPEVEVLPLCGDACMDCNAMRQIDPNYLTWVLEELVAGRERNVIEVAPEEKELAGVALERMLEV, via the coding sequence ATGGTTACGATGGAAACTGCGGACATCGAGACGGACCTGAGCCTGTTCAAGTACGACAACTTAGAACAACTCCCGACGGCGTACCGAACGCTCTCGGAGGCCGAACGAACGCCTCGTATCGAGGCGGCCCTGGAGGAACTCGGCGACGACGTGGTCGTTCTGGGGCACAACTACCAGCGCCGCGAGATCGTCGAGCACGCCGACTTCGTCGGCGACTCGTACGAACTGTCGAAGCGGGCGGCCGAGGCCGACGCCGAGTACGTGATCTTCGGCGGCGTGACGTTCATGGCCGAGTCCGCGGATATCATCACCGACGACGACCAGACGGTGATCCTGCCGAGCATGGAGGCCTCGTGCCCGATGGCCGGGATGGCCGAAGCCCTACAGGTCGACGCCGCGTGGGCGGAGATCACGGCCGCGGCGCCCGACGCGGAGATCGTCCCGATCACGTACATGAACTCCTACGCCGACCTGAAGGCGTTCTGTGCGAATCAAGGCGGGCTCGTCTGTACCTCATCGAACGCCCACCGCGCGTTCGAGTGGGCGTTCGACCGCGGCGACAAAGTCCTCTTCCTGCCAGACAAACACCTCGGCGTGAACACGGCTCACCGCCTGGGGATGGAAGACGACGTGGTCACGTGGGATCCCTGGGATCCGGCGGGGAAAGAACCGGTCGAGGTCGCCGAGGCCGACATCATCTGCTGGGACGGCTACTGCCAGGTCCACGAGCGCTTTACGGCCGACCACGTCGAACGGGTTCGCGCCGAGCACCCCGGAGCGCAGGTCGTCGTCCACCCCGAGTGCCGCCGCGAGGTCGTCGAAGCCGCTGACGTGGTCGGGTCGACCAGTACCATCTGCGAGACGGTCGAGAACGCGGAGCCGGGCGAGACGTGGGCGATCGGCACCGAGATCCACCTGACGGAACACCTCTCGCGCTGGCACCCCGAGGTCGAGGTCCTCCCGCTCTGTGGCGACGCCTGCATGGACTGCAACGCGATGCGCCAGATCGATCCCAACTACCTCACCTGGGTCCTGGAGGAACTCGTCGCCGGCCGCGAGCGTAACGTGATCGAGGTCGCCCCCGAGGAGAAGGAACTCGCCGGCGTCGCCCTAGAGCGGATGCTGGAGGTCTGA
- the nikR gene encoding nickel-responsive transcriptional regulator NikR, whose amino-acid sequence MAVVSVSMPDELLERLDQFAEEHGYTGRSEVVREASRTLLGEFEEKQLEDRTLMGVVTVLFDYETTTVEERMISLRHEYERLVASNFHSHVGDHFCMELFVLEGDLEDISTFVGKIRATSDILTVDYSVLPVDDVDPLRTGGH is encoded by the coding sequence ATGGCAGTCGTCAGTGTCTCGATGCCGGACGAACTTCTCGAGCGACTCGACCAGTTCGCCGAGGAGCACGGCTACACGGGGCGGAGTGAAGTGGTGAGAGAGGCCTCACGAACCCTCCTCGGAGAGTTCGAGGAAAAGCAACTGGAAGATCGGACGCTCATGGGCGTCGTCACGGTACTATTCGACTACGAAACGACGACGGTCGAAGAGCGGATGATCTCGCTGCGTCACGAGTACGAACGCCTCGTCGCGTCGAACTTCCACAGCCACGTCGGCGATCACTTCTGCATGGAGCTGTTCGTCCTTGAAGGCGATCTCGAAGATATCTCGACGTTCGTGGGCAAGATCCGCGCGACGAGTGACATTCTGACGGTCGATTACTCCGTCCTCCCGGTCGACGACGTCGACCCCCTTCGAACCGGCGGACACTAG
- a CDS encoding J domain-containing protein, whose amino-acid sequence MERPSEILGVSPDASIATIRDRYRELLTDHHPDQGGRRERFLEIKRAYEELTGERPPAGTTSRALSAEPIRPDAPTFDAEAVERVTVTPSVTGELLTLSLVGFADSIDVGRLAATPGIGSTLDRPVACFEVFNTGSQACQWRGPSETRFIGTDGFMYEAASLLAPGRSSLPDDWWPGPTTLEPGTGLRAVVVADELQNDATVDRIVYTQRGATAGGSTTERYLFELDREARTRLDPLPFDVESE is encoded by the coding sequence ATGGAGCGCCCCAGCGAAATCCTCGGCGTGTCGCCGGATGCATCCATCGCGACGATACGCGACCGCTACCGGGAGCTCCTCACCGATCACCACCCCGATCAGGGCGGCCGTCGGGAACGATTCCTCGAGATCAAACGCGCCTACGAGGAACTCACCGGTGAACGGCCGCCCGCCGGGACGACGTCCAGAGCGCTGTCCGCCGAGCCGATTCGGCCGGACGCCCCCACGTTCGACGCCGAGGCGGTCGAACGGGTGACTGTCACGCCCTCCGTCACCGGGGAGCTGCTGACGCTCTCGCTCGTCGGATTCGCCGATTCGATCGACGTGGGGCGACTCGCCGCGACACCGGGGATCGGTTCGACCCTCGACCGGCCGGTCGCGTGTTTCGAGGTTTTCAATACCGGGTCACAGGCCTGCCAGTGGCGTGGCCCGTCGGAGACGCGCTTCATCGGAACTGACGGATTCATGTACGAGGCCGCGTCGCTGCTCGCGCCGGGACGGTCGTCACTCCCCGACGACTGGTGGCCCGGTCCAACGACACTCGAACCCGGAACCGGGCTGCGCGCCGTCGTCGTCGCCGACGAGTTGCAGAACGACGCCACTGTCGACCGCATCGTGTACACACAACGGGGCGCTACGGCTGGCGGGTCGACCACCGAACGGTACCTCTTCGAACTCGATCGCGAGGCGCGAACCCGTCTCGATCCGCTCCCGTTCGACGTCGAGTCCGAGTAG
- a CDS encoding DUF420 domain-containing protein: protein MVTVRLRERIRTRTAASTALLTVIGYGLVLGTFLLDAPIYPDLTQDQTNVLTHAIAVINATTTVLLIAGWYWIRNGRVNAHRRAMSGAFGTILLFLVVYLLKVGGGGTKYFEGPDPAYYAYILMLAVHIVLSMVAVPVVLYALLLGLTRTPAELRDSIHARVGRVAAGSWILSLVLGIVTYLMLNHIWDYSF from the coding sequence ATGGTTACTGTCCGACTTCGCGAGCGGATCCGCACCCGGACGGCGGCGAGCACGGCGCTCCTGACCGTGATCGGCTACGGACTGGTGCTCGGAACCTTCCTCCTCGACGCGCCGATCTACCCGGATCTCACCCAGGACCAGACCAACGTCCTCACGCACGCCATCGCCGTCATCAACGCGACGACGACGGTCCTGCTTATCGCTGGCTGGTACTGGATCCGGAACGGGCGTGTGAACGCCCATCGACGCGCGATGTCCGGCGCCTTCGGGACGATTTTGCTGTTCCTCGTCGTCTACCTCCTCAAGGTAGGTGGCGGCGGGACGAAGTACTTCGAGGGACCCGACCCCGCGTACTACGCGTACATCCTCATGCTGGCAGTTCACATCGTGCTGTCGATGGTCGCCGTGCCGGTGGTCCTCTACGCACTCTTACTCGGGTTGACCCGGACACCCGCGGAACTGCGCGATAGCATCCACGCTCGCGTGGGCCGAGTCGCCGCCGGATCGTGGATCCTGAGTCTCGTCCTCGGAATCGTGACGTACCTCATGCTGAATCACATCTGGGACTACTCTTTCTGA
- a CDS encoding ABC transporter permease — protein sequence MTAVDSPAARLRRIRGAVSAGWRAFVRRRTAVFFTFFFPAILVIIFGALVRTSSGGGGLFAEPAGYYVPGYLATVVLFTPLSRMSSEVARHREGNRFEKLATTPLGRTEWLLAQTIVNAVIITIAAALILVLVVALTGATVAFSALLPVYVLVGVVGFCGLGAALGSYTESQDGAVAASNAIGLPVLFLSATFVNPSQLPAWFLPLVDLSPLSYFARGVRAATYPAADYGPVLGLDPVIGNLVVLTGASLVLFWIGARSIPQTES from the coding sequence GTGACGGCTGTCGATTCGCCCGCCGCGCGCCTCCGACGGATCCGCGGCGCTGTGAGTGCCGGTTGGCGGGCGTTCGTCCGCCGGCGGACGGCCGTCTTCTTCACGTTCTTCTTCCCGGCGATCCTCGTGATCATCTTCGGCGCGCTCGTCCGGACCAGCTCGGGCGGCGGCGGACTGTTCGCGGAGCCGGCGGGCTATTACGTCCCCGGGTACCTCGCCACCGTCGTGCTCTTTACGCCCCTCTCCCGGATGAGCAGCGAGGTGGCTCGCCACCGGGAGGGCAACCGGTTCGAGAAGCTCGCGACGACACCGCTCGGGCGCACCGAGTGGCTCCTGGCGCAAACGATCGTCAACGCGGTCATCATCACGATCGCGGCCGCACTGATCCTCGTGCTGGTCGTCGCCCTCACCGGTGCGACCGTCGCGTTCTCGGCGCTGTTACCCGTGTACGTCCTCGTCGGTGTCGTCGGCTTCTGTGGACTCGGTGCAGCCCTCGGAAGCTATACCGAATCGCAGGATGGCGCCGTGGCGGCGAGCAATGCGATCGGGTTGCCGGTGCTCTTTCTCTCCGCGACGTTCGTGAACCCGTCGCAGTTGCCCGCGTGGTTCCTCCCGCTGGTCGATCTCTCGCCCCTCTCGTACTTCGCGCGCGGGGTCCGGGCGGCGACGTATCCGGCCGCCGACTACGGTCCCGTCCTCGGCCTCGACCCGGTGATCGGGAACCTGGTCGTCCTCACGGGTGCGTCGCTCGTCCTGTTCTGGATCGGCGCCCGGTCGATTCCACAGACGGAATCGTGA
- a CDS encoding ABC transporter ATP-binding protein, translating to MNPVVVAEDVAKHYGETIALDGASLSIDAGEVFALIGPNGAGKTTLVRALTGTVSPDSGSVSVLGASPADVDASRLGVLPQSFSPPDRLSARELLAYYASLYPESRDPDTVLAEVGLEDSAETWYENLSGGQQRRACVGSTLLNDPDVLVLDEPTTGIDPAGRRTIHRLIEDLAAAGTTVLLTTHDMAEAERLADRVGLLADGTVLDVGSPAALVDRHAGSDRLVVEQAETGIDTDAPSTTADDLLATARETLPNRIERDRSHLIVHDVDPTDIGSVADDLSAAGIGYTGLRWTEPGLEAVYYALADAETGSEPDGRDSVAGEASATSNPPVSDAGGGRP from the coding sequence ATGAATCCGGTCGTCGTGGCCGAGGACGTGGCGAAGCATTACGGCGAGACGATCGCCCTGGACGGCGCGTCACTCTCGATCGACGCCGGCGAGGTGTTCGCCCTCATCGGGCCGAACGGTGCCGGCAAGACGACACTCGTTCGGGCGCTCACCGGGACCGTCTCCCCGGACTCGGGTTCGGTCTCCGTACTCGGGGCGTCACCTGCCGACGTCGACGCCAGCCGCCTCGGTGTCCTCCCCCAGTCGTTCTCGCCGCCCGACCGCTTGAGCGCACGCGAACTCCTCGCCTACTACGCGTCGCTGTATCCGGAGTCGCGCGATCCCGACACCGTCCTGGCCGAGGTCGGACTCGAAGACTCGGCGGAGACGTGGTACGAGAACCTCTCCGGCGGGCAGCAGCGTCGCGCGTGCGTCGGGAGTACGCTGTTAAACGACCCCGACGTACTCGTGCTCGACGAACCGACGACGGGGATCGATCCCGCCGGCCGGCGAACGATCCATCGTCTGATAGAAGACCTCGCGGCGGCTGGCACGACTGTCCTCCTCACGACCCACGACATGGCCGAGGCCGAGCGTCTGGCCGATCGCGTCGGCCTGCTCGCCGACGGCACCGTTCTCGACGTCGGGTCGCCGGCCGCGCTCGTCGACCGCCACGCCGGGTCGGACCGACTCGTCGTCGAGCAGGCCGAGACGGGGATCGATACGGACGCCCCGTCGACGACGGCAGATGACCTCCTCGCCACAGCGCGCGAGACACTCCCCAACCGGATCGAGCGGGATCGATCACATCTGATCGTCCACGACGTCGACCCGACCGACATCGGGTCGGTAGCGGACGACCTGTCGGCGGCAGGAATCGGGTACACCGGCCTCCGCTGGACGGAGCCGGGCCTCGAGGCGGTCTACTACGCGCTCGCGGACGCGGAGACCGGTTCCGAGCCGGACGGGCGTGACTCGGTCGCTGGTGAGGCGAGTGCGACGTCGAACCCGCCGGTCTCCGATGCCGGAGGTGGTCGCCCGTGA
- a CDS encoding TIGR03557 family F420-dependent LLM class oxidoreductase: MTDVGYTLSSEEHGPDALIEQARRAEEAGFDFVSISDHIHPWVTAQGESPFVWTTLGGIAAATDEIDVGVGVTCPTTRIHPVNVAHAVATVAVLLGDRFTFGVGTGENLNEPVTGDRWPEHAIRLDRLEEALDVMRALWTGENTSHRGDHYTVENAKLFTCPDEQPTTVVSAFGPRTAQWAADHGDGLWCSGPKGDVVDAFDDAGGSGPTITQLHGCYAESESAAVDTIYDSWPNGSLPGELGQELPTPKHFEQAATMVERDDIAESSTLTDPDPEPWIDSFETAVDAGFDHVYVHQIGPDQAAFFEFFEDELAPVLA, translated from the coding sequence ATGACGGACGTCGGCTACACCCTGTCCAGCGAGGAGCACGGTCCGGACGCGTTGATCGAGCAGGCCAGGCGTGCGGAGGAGGCCGGGTTCGACTTCGTCTCGATCTCCGATCACATCCACCCGTGGGTGACCGCCCAGGGCGAGTCGCCCTTCGTCTGGACGACCCTCGGCGGCATCGCCGCCGCGACGGACGAGATCGACGTCGGTGTCGGCGTCACCTGCCCGACGACGCGCATCCATCCGGTGAACGTCGCCCACGCCGTCGCGACCGTCGCCGTCCTCCTGGGTGATCGGTTCACGTTCGGCGTCGGGACGGGGGAGAACCTGAACGAACCCGTGACCGGCGACCGCTGGCCGGAGCACGCGATCCGACTCGATCGACTCGAAGAAGCGCTCGACGTGATGCGGGCGCTCTGGACCGGCGAGAACACGAGCCACCGCGGCGACCACTACACGGTCGAGAACGCGAAGCTGTTCACCTGCCCCGACGAGCAGCCGACGACCGTCGTGAGTGCGTTCGGCCCGCGGACGGCCCAGTGGGCGGCCGACCACGGCGACGGCCTCTGGTGTTCGGGCCCCAAGGGAGACGTCGTCGACGCGTTCGACGACGCCGGCGGGAGTGGACCGACGATCACCCAGCTCCACGGCTGTTACGCCGAGAGCGAGTCTGCGGCCGTCGACACGATCTACGACAGCTGGCCGAATGGCTCGCTCCCGGGGGAGCTGGGCCAGGAACTCCCCACACCGAAACACTTCGAACAGGCCGCGACCATGGTCGAACGAGACGATATCGCCGAGTCGTCGACGCTCACCGATCCCGACCCGGAACCGTGGATCGACTCGTTCGAGACCGCCGTCGACGCCGGCTTCGACCACGTCTACGTCCACCAGATCGGGCCCGATCAGGCCGCGTTCTTCGAGTTCTTCGAAGACGAACTGGCACCGGTACTCGCCTGA
- a CDS encoding DUF192 domain-containing protein, whose amino-acid sequence MGRDVTPRTRRGYLTTVGSTAATVWVSGCTGGEPHPSNESTNAPSSNPDDQPIHAGYETTEVAVSTQDGDPLGSVTAAIADTPELRRLGLSDTERLPDDRGMLFIFGRDRDRQFVMREMDFGIDIVYAGGSGTITRIHHAQAPGPNEDGENQRYPGRGQYVLEVPYDWTTERGVESGDRLDWGE is encoded by the coding sequence ATGGGGCGGGACGTTACCCCGAGAACCCGACGTGGCTACCTCACGACCGTCGGGTCCACGGCCGCGACCGTCTGGGTGAGCGGGTGCACCGGTGGCGAACCGCACCCGTCGAACGAATCGACGAACGCCCCCTCGTCGAATCCCGACGATCAGCCGATCCACGCCGGCTACGAGACGACCGAAGTGGCCGTCTCGACGCAGGATGGGGACCCACTGGGATCCGTTACGGCCGCAATCGCCGACACGCCCGAGTTGCGACGGCTGGGGCTGAGCGACACGGAACGACTCCCCGACGACCGCGGCATGCTCTTCATCTTCGGCCGCGACCGCGACCGCCAGTTCGTCATGCGCGAGATGGACTTCGGGATCGACATCGTCTACGCCGGCGGATCCGGGACGATCACCCGAATTCACCACGCACAGGCACCCGGGCCCAACGAAGACGGGGAGAACCAGCGGTATCCCGGTCGGGGCCAGTACGTCCTCGAGGTTCCCTACGACTGGACGACGGAGCGGGGCGTCGAATCCGGTGACCGACTCGACTGGGGTGAGTGA
- a CDS encoding aldo/keto reductase, giving the protein MEYVTLGNTGTTVSRLCFGTWRFGKRHGDEVETTREEAHDLLDAVADHGINFIDTANVYGDPDGTSEEWIGEWLEDRDREDFVLASKVYFPFDGWGEPGPNDSGLGRKHIRRQIEGTLDRLGTDYLDLYYIHRWDDETPIRETMQTLTELVRDGTVNYLGASSMAAWKLTKALWTSDVEGLERFDVTQPMVNAAHYDQVGDYLDVCADQDLAVCPYSPLAGGFLTGKYDRADDGSVEAPDGSRATLEDRFGEYYATDTAWDVLDAVEAVADERDASPAQVSLRWLMDQDRFTCVPIVGARTPDQLEENVGAVDVDLTDDDVERIAEARQ; this is encoded by the coding sequence ATGGAGTACGTCACGCTCGGCAACACCGGGACGACGGTATCGCGACTCTGCTTCGGCACCTGGCGCTTCGGCAAGCGCCACGGTGACGAGGTCGAAACAACGAGGGAGGAAGCACACGACCTCCTCGACGCCGTCGCAGACCACGGCATCAACTTCATCGACACGGCGAACGTCTACGGCGACCCCGACGGGACGAGCGAGGAGTGGATCGGCGAGTGGCTGGAGGATAGAGACCGTGAGGACTTCGTCCTCGCCTCGAAGGTCTACTTCCCGTTCGACGGCTGGGGCGAACCGGGTCCGAACGACTCCGGGCTCGGACGCAAGCACATCCGCCGCCAGATCGAGGGGACGCTCGACCGGCTCGGGACGGACTACCTCGACCTCTACTACATCCACCGCTGGGACGACGAGACACCCATCCGCGAGACCATGCAGACACTGACGGAACTCGTCAGGGACGGGACAGTCAACTACCTCGGCGCCTCGTCGATGGCCGCCTGGAAGTTGACCAAGGCGCTGTGGACGAGCGACGTCGAGGGACTGGAACGGTTCGACGTCACCCAGCCGATGGTCAACGCCGCCCACTACGATCAGGTCGGCGACTACCTCGACGTCTGCGCCGATCAGGACCTCGCCGTCTGCCCCTACTCGCCGCTGGCCGGCGGCTTCCTCACCGGGAAGTACGACCGCGCCGACGACGGCTCCGTCGAGGCCCCGGACGGCTCGCGCGCGACGCTCGAAGATCGCTTCGGCGAGTACTACGCGACCGACACCGCCTGGGACGTCCTCGACGCGGTCGAGGCCGTCGCCGACGAGCGAGATGCCTCGCCCGCGCAGGTGTCGCTGCGCTGGCTGATGGACCAGGACCGCTTTACCTGCGTGCCGATCGTCGGCGCGCGAACGCCCGACCAACTCGAAGAGAACGTCGGCGCCGTCGACGTCGATCTCACCGACGACGACGTCGAACGGATCGCCGAGGCTCGACAGTAA
- a CDS encoding heme o synthase — protein MTSDRFPSPIDTHARFAGLLAATALGVYLLVVVGATTSITDAAASCSAWPGCGQPVDPLTETELAIALGHRIAAVLVAGLLLATTVVAWLGAATRRVRYTLLAGLGLYAVQVAVGAVTATMGSDAIVPGLHLGLGVVVFGTVVLALAWDLEVATGATEEIDRAVATTPDAPVVEEPDASQRTLPDSRFDRLRLRVKAYLSMTKPRLMWLLCLVAAAGMALAAGPDLDAQTVVATLAGGVLAIGASGTFNHVLERDVDRRMKRTSDRPLATDLVPVTNALLFGFVLTGASISVFFTINALAAALGLIAIVFYSVVYTLVLKPNTVQNTVIGGFAGALPALIGWAAVTNEIGAPALALAGLIFLWTPAHFYNLALAYREDYERGGFPMLSVVRGDTVTRKHIVYYLGATLVGAAALAWVTDLGAIYATAVVVFGGIFLAAAVELHFARTERAAMRTFHASNAFLGAVLVSILVDAMIVL, from the coding sequence GTGACTTCAGACCGTTTTCCGTCGCCGATCGACACCCACGCCCGGTTCGCCGGTTTACTCGCGGCGACGGCCCTCGGCGTCTACCTCCTCGTCGTGGTCGGCGCGACGACGTCTATCACCGACGCGGCCGCGTCCTGCTCGGCGTGGCCGGGGTGCGGCCAGCCGGTCGACCCCCTGACCGAGACGGAACTGGCTATCGCGCTGGGTCACCGGATCGCGGCCGTCCTCGTCGCCGGACTCCTACTGGCGACGACCGTCGTCGCCTGGCTCGGTGCGGCCACACGTCGCGTCCGCTACACCCTGCTCGCCGGCCTCGGCCTGTACGCCGTGCAGGTGGCCGTCGGTGCGGTGACCGCAACGATGGGATCGGACGCGATCGTCCCCGGATTACACCTCGGACTCGGCGTCGTCGTCTTCGGCACCGTCGTCCTCGCACTCGCGTGGGATCTCGAGGTCGCGACGGGAGCGACCGAAGAGATCGATCGAGCGGTCGCGACGACCCCCGACGCACCGGTTGTCGAGGAGCCCGATGCGTCCCAGCGCACGCTCCCCGATTCCCGCTTCGACAGACTTCGATTACGCGTGAAAGCGTACCTCTCGATGACCAAGCCGCGACTGATGTGGCTGCTCTGTCTCGTCGCGGCGGCCGGGATGGCTCTCGCTGCGGGGCCCGACCTGGATGCCCAGACCGTCGTGGCTACCCTCGCGGGCGGCGTGCTTGCCATCGGCGCCTCCGGTACGTTCAATCACGTCCTCGAACGCGACGTCGATCGCCGCATGAAACGAACGTCCGACCGGCCCCTGGCCACGGACCTGGTTCCCGTCACCAACGCGCTTCTGTTCGGGTTCGTCCTGACTGGCGCATCCATCTCGGTCTTCTTTACGATCAACGCGCTCGCGGCGGCTCTCGGTCTGATCGCGATCGTCTTCTACAGTGTCGTCTACACGCTGGTTCTGAAGCCGAATACGGTCCAGAACACGGTCATCGGCGGGTTCGCCGGTGCATTGCCCGCCCTTATCGGCTGGGCCGCCGTCACGAACGAGATCGGCGCCCCGGCGCTCGCGCTCGCGGGTCTCATCTTCCTCTGGACGCCCGCGCACTTCTACAACCTCGCGCTCGCCTATCGCGAAGACTACGAGCGCGGCGGCTTCCCGATGCTGTCGGTCGTTCGCGGCGACACCGTCACCCGAAAGCACATCGTCTACTACCTCGGCGCGACGCTCGTCGGTGCGGCCGCACTCGCCTGGGTGACCGACCTCGGAGCCATCTACGCGACGGCCGTCGTCGTCTTCGGCGGGATCTTCCTCGCGGCCGCGGTGGAACTGCACTTTGCCCGGACCGAGCGCGCAGCGATGCGGACGTTCCACGCGTCGAACGCCTTCCTCGGTGCCGTCCTCGTCTCGATTCTCGTCGACGCGATGATCGTCCTGTAG
- a CDS encoding DUF7111 family protein, translating into MSDEETTERADGITATYRETADERLLVFEAVSGGETAVLAQNIDGYAMVSVRPSPDGAELERYYGFDMAIDHAAELLSVHPTELPVPESADDMGL; encoded by the coding sequence ATGAGCGACGAGGAGACGACCGAACGCGCCGACGGGATCACAGCTACGTATCGCGAAACGGCCGACGAGCGACTGCTCGTCTTCGAGGCGGTGTCGGGCGGCGAGACGGCTGTCCTCGCCCAGAACATCGATGGGTACGCGATGGTATCGGTCCGGCCGTCGCCCGACGGCGCCGAACTGGAGCGCTACTACGGGTTCGACATGGCCATCGATCACGCAGCAGAATTGCTCTCGGTTCACCCGACCGAACTGCCGGTACCCGAGTCGGCCGATGATATGGGACTGTAG
- a CDS encoding PadR family transcriptional regulator translates to MTRWLQSGRRRDICYLLAGTDGRRGQQLKSALESHYDERIDPSGFYGSLSALVGAGFVEKRPDGVHDVYALTDAGARRLEAHVSWMETQTTR, encoded by the coding sequence ATGACGAGGTGGCTCCAGAGTGGCCGACGACGGGACATCTGTTACCTGCTCGCCGGCACGGACGGCCGGCGCGGCCAGCAGCTCAAATCGGCCCTCGAATCGCACTACGACGAGCGAATCGATCCGTCCGGTTTCTACGGATCGCTCTCGGCGCTGGTCGGCGCCGGATTCGTCGAAAAACGTCCCGACGGCGTCCACGACGTCTACGCACTCACCGATGCGGGGGCTCGGCGACTCGAGGCGCACGTCTCGTGGATGGAAACGCAGACGACGCGGTGA
- a CDS encoding digeranylgeranylglycerophospholipid reductase produces the protein MSEQYDVIVAGAGPAGAQCARDLANRGYDVVVLETEDEAEFPRTSNKSTAGTFPSMITSFGVPDEVVMNYTDKVVLESPNDHFTRHHAGAVLEFGDFKRWLVEDGREKGAEYRFDARVTGPIVENGDIVGVEYNGSEEVRAEITIDATGPSAPLAKALGVSELERENHAIGIEYELTGVDLDHPEYGDLTDAMMLRLDHDIAPGGYSWIFHTGADEAKVGLCYIQNDSHRENAREGFSVDDYMAYWLDRDPRFADAERKEGVQHRGSAHIQMPGDLSTDRFMAIGDAVPTIDPVWGEGIHKGMKSARAAAITVDAALDRGMTDTSAEQLSIYDRLWHRDVAPNHRTRLLMTELLYLADNDRYDRFMRDLGSLDEASLRKANNANPLAIAKLLHVDDVSLLSEFLREKVAIDFDGFLPKPVNKQRGNVSAAFEFK, from the coding sequence ATGAGCGAACAGTACGACGTAATCGTGGCGGGAGCCGGCCCGGCTGGGGCGCAATGTGCGCGCGACCTGGCGAACCGCGGGTACGACGTTGTCGTTCTCGAGACCGAGGACGAAGCCGAGTTCCCACGGACCAGCAACAAGTCGACGGCCGGTACGTTCCCGTCGATGATCACCTCTTTCGGCGTCCCGGACGAGGTCGTGATGAACTACACCGACAAGGTCGTCCTCGAATCGCCGAACGACCACTTCACGCGCCATCACGCTGGTGCGGTCCTCGAGTTCGGTGACTTCAAGCGCTGGCTCGTCGAGGACGGCCGCGAGAAGGGCGCCGAGTATCGGTTCGACGCGCGTGTCACCGGTCCGATCGTGGAGAACGGCGATATCGTCGGCGTCGAGTACAACGGTTCCGAGGAGGTCCGGGCCGAGATCACGATCGACGCGACCGGTCCGAGCGCACCGCTGGCGAAGGCGCTCGGCGTGAGCGAACTCGAACGGGAGAACCACGCCATCGGGATCGAGTACGAACTCACCGGGGTCGACCTGGACCACCCCGAGTACGGCGACCTCACCGACGCGATGATGCTTCGCCTCGACCACGACATCGCGCCCGGTGGGTACTCCTGGATCTTCCACACTGGCGCCGACGAGGCGAAGGTCGGGCTCTGTTACATCCAGAACGACAGTCACCGCGAGAACGCCCGCGAGGGATTCTCGGTCGACGACTACATGGCGTACTGGCTGGACAGGGACCCCCGATTCGCCGACGCCGAGCGCAAGGAGGGCGTCCAGCACCGCGGTTCCGCACACATCCAGATGCCCGGTGACCTCTCGACTGACCGGTTCATGGCGATCGGCGACGCCGTTCCCACCATCGACCCCGTCTGGGGAGAGGGAATCCACAAGGGGATGAAGTCTGCGCGCGCGGCGGCGATCACCGTCGACGCCGCCCTCGACAGGGGAATGACCGACACCAGCGCGGAGCAGTTGAGCATCTACGACCGGCTCTGGCACCGCGACGTCGCACCCAACCACCGGACTCGACTGCTCATGACCGAACTGCTCTACCTCGCGGACAACGATCGCTACGATCGGTTCATGCGAGATCTGGGGAGCCTCGACGAGGCCTCACTCCGGAAGGCGAACAACGCCAACCCGCTGGCGATCGCGAAGCTGTTGCACGTCGACGACGTCTCGTTGCTCTCCGAGTTCCTTCGCGAAAAGGTCGCGATCGACTTCGACGGATTCCTGCCGAAACCGGTGAACAAACAGCGCGGGAACGTCTCCGCCGCGTTCGAGTTCAAGTAG